Genomic segment of Rhodococcus sp. W8901:
TGGTGAACACGGTGACCTTGGTTCCGCCGATCGAGTCGACGGTGAGCGTGCCGCCGTCGTTGGCGGTGATGGTGCCCATCGCCGTGCCCGCCTTGCCGATCAATTCGCCGACACCGCCGGGAATGCTCTCGAGCGGGGACGTCGTGTCGGGCGCCGACGTGGGTGGCGCGGTGCTGCGTGGCTGCCCGGGCACCGTCGGTGCCGACGTGCGGATCGACGGGGCCGAGGCGGTGGTCGAGTTGTCGGGGCCGCCGCTGTTCAGCAGGAACCCGATGCCCAGGCCGAGCGCCAGCAGCACGGCGCCGGCGCCGACGGCCGCCCACAGGCCCACCCTGCGGCCGGGCTTGTGCTCGGGCGTGGTCTCGATGGACGGCACCTCACCGGTCGGCGGCTGGCCGGGCGGCGGATAGCCGGGCGGCGGGTACCCGCCCTGCGCGTAGTACGTCGGGTACGCCTGCGTCGGATTCGACAGCGGAGCCTGCGGATCGAGGCGCGGGTCGTACGTGGGATACGCCTGGGTCGCATTCGGCGGCGGCGAACCGTACGCCTGGTAGGGATCGGCCGTGTAGTACTGCTCGGTGGGCTGGTCCGGGGCAACCGGCGGAATCTGCTGTGTGCTGTCGTCGCCGGTACGTGCCCACTGGACGGTCTCGTCCGACGGCCGCGCCTGTTCGGCTGGGTCGTACGCGCGTTCCTGCGGGGTGCGGGGATCGCGCGGATCCTCGGGGTTCGTCATGGTGCGAGACACCTACTCTCTTCGGCCGACAGTTCAGGGTAGAGCCGGATTCTGAGATGCGTCTGA
This window contains:
- a CDS encoding DUF5666 domain-containing protein: MTNPEDPRDPRTPQERAYDPAEQARPSDETVQWARTGDDSTQQIPPVAPDQPTEQYYTADPYQAYGSPPPNATQAYPTYDPRLDPQAPLSNPTQAYPTYYAQGGYPPPGYPPPGQPPTGEVPSIETTPEHKPGRRVGLWAAVGAGAVLLALGLGIGFLLNSGGPDNSTTASAPSIRTSAPTVPGQPRSTAPPTSAPDTTSPLESIPGGVGELIGKAGTAMGTITANDGGTLTVDSIGGTKVTVFTTADTTLISLTANTIADLKPGESVLVQGDKVEGGAVTAKLIIGTTLPNFGN